The Nerophis lumbriciformis linkage group LG34, RoL_Nlum_v2.1, whole genome shotgun sequence genome includes a window with the following:
- the fam228a gene encoding protein FAM228A isoform X1, with product MRPKRSNGGVITYHIPFNIRLVTSEAPELKCARSEVRLSAPVKKKKKKKSCGCAKQGKREDKSAVQSSRPRRGQLPSHTPTRRIQVKMEADSREIADLVQPLLDTDKELERFLSKYEEAKVLRRERMRKCWNEEIWASSRKKMDQHMSTCNPLETNMRQNLYDQYLQHGNTKGFVFLDTCDLKQYNPYLLHGDKPHNCKHNVAKLKEPKLLDSSKLNTARCEAGCQHKWVPQREHITPEANMQSFDTTESHAVDKICRTKIPFHIHDTAIPDGRCHHSTCWFTTQQ from the exons ATGAGGCCAAAGAGGAGCAATGGCGGCGTAATCACCTACCACATACCGTTTAATATCAGACTTGTAACATCCGAG GCACCAGAGTTAAAGTGCGCAAGGTCAGAGGTGAGATTGAGCGCAcctgtgaagaagaagaagaagaagaagagttgtGGGTGTGCAAAACAAGGCAAAAGAGAAGACAAGTCAGCAGTACAGAGTTCTAGGCCACGGCGAGGCCAGTTGCCCTCTCACACTCCCACCAGGCGAATACAG GTGAAAATGGAGGCTGACAGCAGAGAGATTGCTGATTTAGTTCAACCTTTACTGGACACAGACAAG GAGTTGGAGAGATTCCTGTCCAAGTATGAAGAAGCTAAGGTGCTGAGGAGGGAACGCATGCGCAAGTGTTGGAACGAGGAAATATGGGCGTCCTCCCGGAAGAAAATGGACCAGCACATGTCCACATGCAACCCGCTGGAGACAAACATGCGCCAGAACTTGTACGACCAATACCTCCAACACGGAAACACTAAG GGCTTTGTGTTTCTTGACACGTGTGACCTGAAGCAGTACAATCCTTATCTGCTCCACGGCGACAAGCCACACAACTGCAAG CACAATGTAGCCAAGCTGAAGGAGCCCAAATTACTGGATAGTTCCAAGCTGAACACAGCTCGCTGTGAAGCAG GATGTCAGCACAAGTGGGTTCCTCAAAGGGAACACATCACACCTGAGGCCAACATGCAATCATTTGACACCACTGAAAGCCACGCTGTCGACAAGATTTGCAG AACCAAAATACCTTTCCACATCCATGACACCGCCATACCGGATGGAAGATGCCATCACAGCACCTGCTGGTTCACCACGCAACAATAA
- the fam228a gene encoding protein FAM228A isoform X2 codes for MRPKRSNGGVITYHIPFNIRLVTSEAPELKCARSEVRLSAPVKKKKKKKSCGCAKQGKREDKSAVQSSRPRRGQLPSHTPTRRIQVKMEADSREIADLVQPLLDTDKELERFLSKYEEAKVLRRERMRKCWNEEIWASSRKKMDQHMSTCNPLETNMRQNLYDQYLQHGNTKGFVFLDTCDLKQYNPYLLHGDKPHNCKHNVAKLKEPKLLDSSKLNTARCEAVCVM; via the exons ATGAGGCCAAAGAGGAGCAATGGCGGCGTAATCACCTACCACATACCGTTTAATATCAGACTTGTAACATCCGAG GCACCAGAGTTAAAGTGCGCAAGGTCAGAGGTGAGATTGAGCGCAcctgtgaagaagaagaagaagaagaagagttgtGGGTGTGCAAAACAAGGCAAAAGAGAAGACAAGTCAGCAGTACAGAGTTCTAGGCCACGGCGAGGCCAGTTGCCCTCTCACACTCCCACCAGGCGAATACAG GTGAAAATGGAGGCTGACAGCAGAGAGATTGCTGATTTAGTTCAACCTTTACTGGACACAGACAAG GAGTTGGAGAGATTCCTGTCCAAGTATGAAGAAGCTAAGGTGCTGAGGAGGGAACGCATGCGCAAGTGTTGGAACGAGGAAATATGGGCGTCCTCCCGGAAGAAAATGGACCAGCACATGTCCACATGCAACCCGCTGGAGACAAACATGCGCCAGAACTTGTACGACCAATACCTCCAACACGGAAACACTAAG GGCTTTGTGTTTCTTGACACGTGTGACCTGAAGCAGTACAATCCTTATCTGCTCCACGGCGACAAGCCACACAACTGCAAG CACAATGTAGCCAAGCTGAAGGAGCCCAAATTACTGGATAGTTCCAAGCTGAACACAGCTCGCTGTGAAGCAG TTTGTGTGATGTAG